Part of the Etheostoma cragini isolate CJK2018 chromosome 8, CSU_Ecrag_1.0, whole genome shotgun sequence genome, ATTAAAAAGTTGATGACATGCAATGTGCTTTTATACAACATGTTGTGTTAATTCATGCCTCTATGCTTTGAGAGTGCATGGACACCAAATCTTCATCTGTACATCTTTTGGTGAAAATGTTTCAaccaaaatgaacattttccTAAGACTTTGTATTGACTCTTGCTTCAGTAAAGCACAATCTATATAATAGGCAGATCAATTAgtaagattttttaaaaacatttagaagATAAAGGTTCTTTTCAATAGTCCATATGCTGTCATAGGCGGTAATCAGACTAACTTTCACTACATTAGTCAAAGTACCTTATACCATGCTTTTGGTTGTACTGTattggtggtgggggggggaatatcAGAGACAGTATGACTCTACTCGCAAAGATTTACCACACCGGTATAGAAGGAGGTAAAATTGTTTaacaaatgcacttttaaaTGCATCTTAAATTTTGTGAATCAGTTGGTCTGATAACTTGTGATTAAAGGACTGACATGATGTACATATAGGCCAAACACTAAACTTAAAGTATGTTAGACAACTAAATCCAATTCAATGAGGTGCTTACATTCCACACATTACACTTGTGTACAGTGTAGGTAAGTGCAGACAACCTTGTCCTTCTCCATAATGGTCTTCATactaacaataaaaagaaattaaaaggtAACAAACGTAACATTTTTCGTTTCTCAAACTTCtgacagaaacattttattgatatGGCACCAACTTCGATTTTTATTTAGCAATGGTCATAGTTTTATTGGGTCAatgtcacagaaaaacaaatgtttattacatttttgttggcTACCTTTTAACATGTTCGGCATTACTTTAATACAGCTTACTAAGCAACAGGATAGAGTAAattctttacacacacacacaggaaaaaaattGCTGGGAGTTATGTGGATGATCGCTGCTGCTTGGAGGGAGATCTTTATTAGATCAATGCTTTTAGTCCTCATACAGCTATTCAAAACTGAATGCATTACTGTGTCCATCATCAGCCATTTGGATATTTTATTCCAAAGCAGTAGTACAAGATAGTACGAGGCAAACTTGCTTGAGGAAGtcatcacacaaacaaaactcctTGGGTATAAGATTAGTTATCATCTCCCATGTCCACGTCCTCTTGTAACTTCTGCACCATTTTGGCTTCCAATTGTTTGGcttttcctgtaaaaaaaagcaaaaagggtTTTTAAGAATGCTGAAATCACAGACTAATCCTATTTATTATGGggtattttattttcccctaaatgtattttcttttaaaaatctaTAAATGTCAAATATCTATCACTACTTTCAGTGTTTTCCCTTGGTTTGAGGAAGACTCACATATTTGTGTCCACCTCAAGGTATTGTTTATTTAGTGTATCAAGCTGAATTGTCTACTTTCATCAAAAGGGCAATGAGCTGCGCAGTTTGCAAAATCATTGTCACCAATTTAAATTCCTTGTAGATAATTATAATTACGATTCTGGTGTATAACCTGGTTGTTACCTATACTATTGactcttaaaaagtcttacctGCATGTGGTGCTTTGATAAGGTGAATATTTTTCTTCACTTCCGTGATGGCCTCTTCCTTCTCCAACTGTTTGCCCTTCTTTAATCTATTAAGTGGAGACAAAACAGTAAAAGGTGAGACAAACACTGTCAAAACCAGACGTGTTatagaaaaactgaaattaaatggCCAATGTACGATGCAAAAAAGTTAACTCAAAAGATACACCCAagaatgaacacaaaaaaagtttgctCACCTGTTCATGATAAATCTCGCCTGTCGTTTCTGTTTGATTTCTTCAACCCTCTTCATTGCTTCcactttataaattaaaagtgacaaattaattttcagttcaaaaataaagtgacaaaacattttcacagcaagtaactgtataaatatataaatagaatTCTACATTACCTGTCTTGTCCCACAGATTCCGGTTATATTTAACAGGTATATTTCTACGTTTCTCAAACTCCAAGGCGTTGTCCTGAAAGAGAGCATGTTTGTTGGATAggtaacagtaaaacaaatgcatgacCGAGATATTGACCCATAAATAACCAACTCACCACTGTCAATTCCTTTCCTGATGCCTTTCTGAATGCTTTGGTCCATCTGGTTTTTCTTGGGTTACGCTTCTTCTTGAAGTTCTTGTGGCATTTTGATCTGCAGAATCTGAATGactacatatatttaaaaaaaagggacaaaaaaaacaaaatttgagGTTGAACTCAAAAGGTATCCACAGGACTTAAAATGGATATTAAAAGGTATACCTGTAGGCATTTTTTGCCAGAGGAATAAAAGAAGTTTGGGACTGTGATATAATATTGTCTTATAAAGTCGGgaagcaaatttaaaaaatttagaAGTTTTGACATTACATAAGTTGAAATGTACACACACCTAGTCTctatacatatttattaatattggCCACTATATCAtcagatattattattaatattacgtATTGGGTTGGAGAGAAACGTATTTTAGAGTTATCTGTATGTCTGGCATATTACAGAATTGACAACATTGTTGACTTGACTTACTACAGATACACAAGTATTAgcataatgcattttatttgtatagcacttttttcaacactcaGACACTTCTTGTCCAGCTGAGACCTAAAACTATAAAATGTGCTCtctctcatatatatatatatatatatatatatatatatatggttaAATTATCTGCCCTTGAATACCACCCTTGGtaagtttgtttttatctttgttgtgaCTCTGCTGTAAAACAAGTAATGCTGC contains:
- the rsl24d1 gene encoding probable ribosome biogenesis protein RLP24, whose protein sequence is MRIEKCYFCSGPVYPGHGVMFVRNDCKSFRFCRSKCHKNFKKKRNPRKTRWTKAFRKASGKELTVDNALEFEKRRNIPVKYNRNLWDKTVEAMKRVEEIKQKRQARFIMNRLKKGKQLEKEEAITEVKKNIHLIKAPHAGKAKQLEAKMVQKLQEDVDMGDDN